A window of the Sphingobium sp. CAP-1 genome harbors these coding sequences:
- a CDS encoding RidA family protein: MKRLIAAALLMAATPALAQPAPAPPPQIPSMPTQRPFSPAVRVGDILFMSGQIGQTPEGMDRHREGFDAAVKSAMDSIGVILKDNGLDFGNVVKCTVMLDDMADWPRFNAAYLPYFAGKRLPARSAFGADGLALGAPLEVECIAAFK, encoded by the coding sequence ATGAAACGCCTGATCGCTGCCGCCCTGCTGATGGCCGCCACGCCGGCTCTGGCGCAGCCCGCCCCTGCGCCGCCACCCCAAATCCCGTCAATGCCGACGCAGCGCCCCTTCTCGCCCGCCGTGCGGGTGGGCGACATATTGTTTATGTCCGGCCAGATCGGCCAGACGCCCGAAGGCATGGACCGACACAGGGAAGGGTTCGACGCCGCGGTGAAAAGCGCGATGGACTCGATCGGCGTCATCCTGAAGGATAATGGCCTCGACTTCGGCAACGTCGTCAAATGCACGGTGATGCTGGACGACATGGCCGACTGGCCGCGCTTCAACGCCGCCTATCTGCCCTATTTCGCGGGGAAGCGCCTCCCCGCCCGCAGCGCCTTCGGCGCGGACGGACTGGCGCTGGGGGCGCCGCTGGAAGTGGAGTGCATCGCGGCGTTCAAATGA
- a CDS encoding tetratricopeptide repeat protein, whose amino-acid sequence MATLGLSDTDKAAVEAFRRDVVDPSRTSLVIVDFWAEWCGPCKQLTPVIEKVCADYAPKGVKLVKVNVDENGFIASQFRVQSIPTVYAVFQGQPVADLSQARTEGQLKQYLDQLLSQLPIESDEKAQLQEIAPLIAMGEEMLAGGEYERAVSVFSQIAEMAPDNVEVAAGLARALVALGQVDEAEAVLAALPQDAKHVAIDQARAAIALARDAKPVADLSGVAAKVAADPDDHEARFELAGGLMANGDRDAAADALLEIVRRDRAWNDGAARAQLLKIFDAVGLEDPWVAGQRRKLSQILFS is encoded by the coding sequence GTGGCGACCCTGGGACTGAGCGACACTGACAAGGCGGCGGTGGAGGCGTTTCGCCGCGATGTGGTGGACCCGTCGCGCACCAGTCTGGTGATTGTCGACTTCTGGGCCGAATGGTGCGGCCCGTGCAAGCAACTGACCCCGGTGATCGAGAAGGTCTGCGCGGACTATGCGCCCAAGGGCGTCAAGCTGGTCAAGGTCAATGTCGACGAAAATGGCTTTATCGCCAGCCAGTTCCGCGTCCAGTCGATCCCGACCGTCTATGCCGTGTTTCAGGGCCAGCCGGTCGCGGACCTGTCTCAGGCGCGGACTGAAGGGCAGCTCAAACAATATCTCGACCAGCTTCTGTCGCAACTGCCGATCGAATCGGATGAAAAGGCGCAGTTGCAGGAAATCGCGCCACTGATCGCCATGGGCGAGGAGATGCTGGCCGGCGGCGAATATGAACGCGCCGTGTCGGTGTTCAGCCAGATCGCCGAAATGGCGCCCGATAATGTCGAGGTCGCCGCCGGCCTCGCGCGGGCGTTGGTGGCGCTGGGGCAGGTCGATGAGGCTGAGGCGGTGCTGGCCGCGCTGCCGCAGGATGCGAAGCATGTCGCGATCGATCAGGCGCGCGCCGCCATTGCGCTGGCGCGGGACGCGAAGCCGGTTGCCGACCTGTCGGGCGTCGCGGCGAAGGTCGCGGCCGATCCCGACGATCATGAAGCGCGCTTCGAACTGGCCGGCGGGCTGATGGCCAATGGCGACCGCGACGCTGCCGCCGACGCGCTGCTGGAGATCGTCCGCCGCGACCGCGCCTGGAACGACGGCGCGGCGCGGGCGCAACTGCTCAAGATTTTCGACGCGGTCGGTCTGGAAGATCCCTGGGTCGCGGGGCAGCGGCGCAAATTGTCGCAGATCCTCTTCTCGTAA
- a CDS encoding TonB-dependent receptor plug domain-containing protein yields the protein MTRLSALKLSLILASSWSACALAQEAQEAPQADQGGDIIVTGTRAVGISAAESAAPVQVLSEEAISHVGQPNLNQVLTQMVPGFTAQTQGTDLSSFSLSARLRGLSPNHTLVLVNGKRRHGNAILQVISGAYQGSAAPSIDVIPPDAISRVEVLQEGAAAVYGTDAIAGVLNFILKDQNEGGSFKVTGGQYYDSEGELFSASGNVGFKLGEDGFFNLTLFHRRQDYTTVGKGQVLVTKQDGTLQPNAPAQWSNLAGDALWGINGGQPKTNLNVAFYNMGYDFGGVELYSFGDYSRREGWAKQGYRHPKRICYETGNTGGSVTSAAYDPGICYGNTGVVGMVPLQHVIENEYSFTIGARGEFGDGWNYDISGTYGAQKDDIWTEASAHREIWQESYQNQLKGIGTANTPDSAYDGGFKLSQTTITSDIRKEFDAGLASPITLAFGGEYRKDEYEIIAGDSISTYKTGVQSFPGYKASDAGTFDRSSKAGYVNLIAKPVDSWSVDLAGRYEDYTDFGDTLIGKITTRYDFSDAFAIRGTASTGFRAPTLQEQKYSTINVGPTSAVAQLPAGSPAAALLGFNSLKPEKSKNFSAGFVVRPVPKLAITVDGYLIKIKDRITGTAARNAVLNGVAQPGGADILNALNAAGIVLDSALFTSGTIGVQSFTNGVDTRTWGIDFSASYPVALDFGTLNLSLTANYNKTKITNNKLGYPLFNAASESNIERANPDYKVVANALFKSGRFGLNLRETFYGKTSVLVRPAFTSSANGSVIIPDGGFLIADGAIVNGVNANQLYFNGVAKAAAITDLEVNYDFTDAITFSLGANNLFNKKPEIPKLLKGVTVPTGVSPYENGSGSYSASYGHSAYSTSGGYYYARIDFKF from the coding sequence ATGACGCGACTTTCCGCGCTTAAACTTTCTCTTATTCTGGCTTCGTCCTGGTCTGCCTGCGCGCTGGCCCAAGAAGCCCAGGAAGCACCACAGGCCGATCAGGGCGGCGACATCATCGTCACCGGCACGCGCGCCGTCGGCATTTCCGCCGCCGAGTCCGCCGCGCCGGTGCAAGTGCTGAGCGAAGAAGCCATCAGCCATGTCGGCCAGCCGAACCTCAATCAGGTGCTGACCCAGATGGTGCCGGGCTTTACCGCCCAGACGCAGGGCACTGACCTTTCCAGCTTCTCGCTGTCGGCGCGCCTGCGCGGCCTCAGCCCCAACCATACGCTGGTGCTGGTCAACGGCAAGCGCCGCCACGGCAACGCGATCCTTCAGGTGATTTCCGGCGCCTATCAAGGTTCGGCCGCGCCCAGCATCGATGTCATTCCGCCCGACGCCATCTCGCGCGTCGAAGTGTTGCAGGAAGGCGCGGCCGCCGTCTACGGCACGGACGCGATCGCGGGCGTCCTCAACTTCATTCTCAAGGACCAGAATGAAGGCGGGTCGTTCAAGGTCACCGGCGGCCAATATTATGACAGCGAAGGCGAACTTTTCTCGGCTTCGGGCAATGTCGGCTTCAAACTGGGCGAGGACGGTTTCTTCAACCTGACCCTGTTCCACCGCCGTCAGGATTACACCACCGTCGGCAAGGGCCAGGTGCTGGTCACAAAGCAAGACGGCACGCTTCAGCCCAACGCGCCTGCGCAGTGGTCGAACCTGGCCGGTGACGCGCTGTGGGGCATCAACGGCGGCCAGCCCAAGACCAACCTCAACGTCGCCTTCTACAATATGGGCTATGATTTCGGTGGCGTCGAACTCTACAGCTTCGGCGACTATAGCCGTCGCGAAGGCTGGGCCAAGCAGGGCTACCGCCATCCCAAGCGCATCTGTTACGAAACTGGCAATACCGGCGGCAGCGTCACCTCAGCCGCTTATGATCCCGGCATCTGCTATGGCAATACCGGCGTCGTCGGCATGGTCCCGCTCCAGCATGTGATCGAGAATGAATATAGCTTCACCATCGGCGCCAGGGGCGAGTTTGGCGACGGCTGGAATTATGACATCAGCGGCACCTATGGCGCGCAAAAGGACGACATCTGGACCGAAGCCTCGGCCCATCGCGAAATCTGGCAGGAAAGCTACCAGAACCAGTTGAAGGGCATCGGCACCGCCAACACGCCCGACAGCGCCTATGACGGCGGCTTCAAACTGAGCCAGACGACGATCACGTCTGATATCCGCAAAGAATTTGACGCGGGCCTTGCCAGCCCGATCACGCTGGCGTTCGGCGGCGAATATCGCAAGGACGAATATGAGATCATCGCGGGCGATTCGATTTCGACCTACAAGACCGGCGTTCAGTCCTTTCCCGGCTACAAGGCAAGCGACGCGGGCACATTCGACCGCAGTTCCAAGGCGGGCTATGTCAACCTGATCGCCAAGCCGGTCGATAGCTGGAGCGTCGATCTTGCCGGCCGTTACGAGGACTATACCGATTTCGGCGACACGCTGATCGGCAAGATCACAACCCGCTACGACTTCTCAGACGCTTTCGCCATCCGTGGCACGGCCAGCACCGGTTTCCGCGCGCCGACGCTTCAGGAACAGAAATATTCGACCATCAATGTCGGCCCGACCAGCGCCGTCGCGCAATTGCCTGCCGGATCACCCGCCGCAGCCCTGCTGGGTTTCAATTCGCTCAAGCCCGAAAAGTCGAAGAATTTCTCGGCCGGTTTCGTCGTGCGTCCAGTGCCGAAACTGGCCATCACGGTTGATGGCTATCTGATCAAGATCAAGGATCGCATTACCGGCACCGCGGCCCGCAACGCCGTCCTCAACGGCGTGGCGCAGCCGGGCGGCGCCGATATATTGAACGCCCTGAACGCCGCCGGCATCGTTCTGGACAGCGCGCTGTTCACCAGCGGCACGATCGGCGTACAAAGCTTCACCAACGGCGTCGACACCCGGACCTGGGGCATCGATTTCTCGGCCAGCTATCCAGTGGCGCTGGACTTCGGCACGCTCAACCTGTCGCTGACCGCCAACTATAACAAGACGAAGATCACCAACAACAAGCTGGGTTATCCGCTGTTCAACGCAGCGTCGGAAAGCAATATCGAACGCGCCAACCCGGACTATAAGGTCGTCGCCAACGCCCTGTTCAAGAGCGGTCGCTTCGGCCTCAACCTGCGCGAGACCTTCTATGGCAAGACCAGCGTGCTGGTCCGTCCGGCCTTCACCTCCAGCGCCAACGGATCGGTTATCATCCCGGACGGTGGCTTCCTGATCGCTGACGGCGCGATCGTGAACGGGGTCAACGCCAACCAGCTCTACTTCAACGGCGTGGCCAAGGCGGCGGCTATCACCGATCTGGAGGTGAATTACGACTTCACCGACGCGATCACCTTCTCGCTAGGTGCCAACAATCTGTTCAACAAGAAGCCGGAAATCCCCAAGCTGCTCAAGGGAGTGACAGTGCCGACCGGCGTGTCGCCCTATGAAAACGGCTCCGGCTCTTACAGCGCCTCCTATGGGCATAGCGCCTACAGCACGTCGGGCGGCTATTATTACGCCCGCATCGACTTCAAATTCTGA
- a CDS encoding TlpA family protein disulfide reductase — protein MILLLPAALAACDRQSQPPEQANAAPSGEVPASSGEATGDKNDAFTYRLDRSKAGASAPDFAFLDPDGGEKTLQDFAGKPLLVNLWATWCAPCIAEMPTLDRVAATYGPKGLAVLTISQDSQGVKAVKPFFAKHDLPHLKGWADPETNFGFHYATGLLPTTVLYDAQGKEMVRVIGAMDWNGPEAKALIDAAMTS, from the coding sequence ATGATACTGCTCCTGCCTGCCGCTCTGGCGGCCTGCGATAGGCAATCCCAGCCCCCGGAGCAAGCCAATGCGGCGCCGAGCGGCGAGGTTCCCGCATCGTCAGGCGAGGCCACGGGCGACAAGAACGATGCCTTCACCTACCGGCTGGATCGCAGCAAGGCGGGCGCCTCCGCTCCGGATTTCGCCTTCCTCGATCCCGATGGTGGCGAAAAGACGTTGCAGGATTTCGCAGGCAAGCCGCTACTGGTCAATCTCTGGGCGACATGGTGCGCGCCCTGCATCGCGGAAATGCCGACGCTCGATCGGGTCGCCGCGACCTATGGACCAAAGGGGCTGGCGGTGCTGACAATCTCGCAAGACAGTCAGGGTGTAAAGGCTGTGAAGCCCTTCTTCGCCAAGCACGACCTGCCGCACCTGAAAGGCTGGGCCGACCCGGAGACGAATTTCGGCTTCCACTACGCCACCGGCCTGCTCCCCACCACGGTCCTCTACGACGCGCAAGGCAAGGAAATGGTGCGGGTCATCGGCGCGATGGACTGGAACGGGCCGGAAGCCAAAGCGCTGATCGACGCCGCCATGACGAGCTGA
- a CDS encoding LON peptidase substrate-binding domain-containing protein, with the protein MNRARVSIFPLSGALLLPGMELPLHIFEPRYRALIHDVMARDRRIGMIQPRGTGAVPPLFDMGCLGHVSHIEALEDGRFNIILTGITRFRVVRELSVATQFRQIEADIEQAPPEDEVLHAVERAALEQEARRFAEALGYVVDWTAVSRLDDAALVNGIAQIAPFDPAAKQTLLEADTLSERSERIIQLMQIVGRIERDGGTTMQ; encoded by the coding sequence ATGAACCGCGCGCGCGTCTCGATCTTTCCCCTGTCCGGCGCGCTGCTGCTGCCGGGGATGGAATTGCCGCTGCATATTTTCGAGCCGCGCTACCGGGCGTTGATCCATGACGTGATGGCGCGCGACCGGCGCATCGGCATGATCCAGCCGCGCGGGACAGGGGCGGTGCCGCCCTTGTTCGACATGGGGTGCCTTGGCCATGTCAGCCATATCGAGGCGCTGGAGGATGGGCGGTTCAACATCATCCTGACCGGCATTACCCGCTTCCGCGTGGTGCGCGAATTGTCGGTCGCGACCCAGTTCCGCCAGATCGAGGCGGACATCGAGCAGGCACCGCCGGAGGATGAAGTGCTGCACGCGGTCGAGCGCGCCGCGCTGGAGCAGGAGGCGCGCCGCTTTGCCGAGGCGCTGGGCTATGTCGTCGACTGGACGGCGGTGTCGCGGCTGGACGATGCGGCGCTGGTCAACGGCATTGCCCAGATCGCGCCCTTTGACCCGGCGGCCAAGCAGACCCTGCTGGAGGCCGATACGCTGTCCGAACGGTCGGAACGGATCATCCAGTTGATGCAGATCGTCGGCCGGATCGAGCGCGACGGCGGGACGACGATGCAATGA
- a CDS encoding prephenate dehydratase: MENYPAPARTIVADLAAKAAADPARAVAYQGAPGANSHLAALGYAPDCVPLPCFAFEDAIDAVRNGQAARAIIPIENSLHGRVADMHFLLPESGLSIIDEYFLRIRHCLMASDTTPVKSAISHPQALGQCRHYLRERGIQPVAYADTAGAAALVAETRTPGEGAIAPYLAAELYGLRLVAENIEDSDDNMTRFLVLAREPKMPTPHVGPVMTTFLFEVKNVPAALYKAMGGFATNGVNMTKLESYQRGASFAATEFFCDIEGMPGDPAVDRALAELEFHTKWVRQLGSYRQARPRT; this comes from the coding sequence ATGGAAAATTATCCCGCCCCCGCCCGCACCATCGTCGCGGACCTCGCCGCCAAGGCCGCCGCCGATCCGGCCCGCGCCGTTGCCTATCAGGGCGCGCCCGGCGCCAATTCGCATCTGGCGGCGCTCGGCTACGCACCCGATTGCGTGCCTTTGCCCTGTTTCGCGTTCGAGGATGCGATTGATGCGGTGCGCAACGGACAGGCGGCGCGCGCGATCATCCCGATCGAAAACAGCCTGCACGGCCGCGTCGCCGACATGCATTTCCTGCTACCCGAATCGGGCCTGTCGATCATCGACGAATATTTTCTGCGTATCCGCCATTGCCTGATGGCGTCCGACACGACCCCGGTGAAAAGTGCGATCAGCCATCCGCAGGCGTTGGGCCAGTGCCGCCATTATCTGCGCGAGCGCGGTATCCAGCCGGTCGCTTATGCCGATACGGCGGGCGCGGCGGCGCTGGTGGCCGAAACGCGGACGCCGGGCGAAGGTGCGATCGCGCCCTATCTGGCCGCCGAACTCTACGGCCTGCGGCTGGTGGCGGAAAATATCGAGGATAGCGACGACAATATGACGCGCTTCCTGGTACTGGCGCGCGAGCCGAAAATGCCCACCCCCCATGTCGGCCCGGTCATGACCACCTTCCTGTTCGAGGTGAAGAACGTTCCCGCCGCACTCTACAAGGCGATGGGCGGTTTCGCGACCAACGGCGTCAACATGACCAAGCTGGAAAGCTACCAGCGCGGGGCGAGCTTCGCCGCGACCGAATTTTTCTGCGATATCGAAGGGATGCCGGGCGACCCGGCGGTCGACCGGGCGCTCGCCGAACTGGAATTCCACACCAAATGGGTGCGGCAACTGGGCAGCTACCGTCAGGCGCGGCCGCGCACATAG
- the argH gene encoding argininosuccinate lyase: protein MWGGRFAAGPASIMREINASIPFDKRLWKQDIAGSKAHVAMLAQQGIVSQADANAISAGLDTIAAEYEANGVPVNLDLEDIHMVTESRLAELIGPAAGRLHTARSRNDQVATDFRLWVRDAIDEVEAGLLGLQRALVARAEENADAVMPGFTHLQSAQPVTLGHHLMAYYEMVRRDRSRFADARARLNECPLGAAALAGTGFPTDRHRTAAALGFAKPTDNSLDSVSDRDFALDYLMAATQASLHLSRLAEEFIIWASQPFGFVKLPDAYSTGSSIMPQKRNPDAAELVRGHAGRIMGCMNALCVTMKGLPLAYSKDMQDDKPPVFEAHDLLGLSIAAMTGMIETVTFRTDRMRGLAESGFATATDLADWLVREGGIPFREAHHITGRAVAAAEAAGTPLDQLPLATLKEIDARIDDRVYAVLTVDASVASRMSHGGTAPAQVRARIADAKKELGA from the coding sequence ATGTGGGGTGGGCGGTTCGCGGCCGGCCCAGCATCGATCATGCGGGAGATAAATGCCTCCATCCCCTTCGACAAGCGCTTGTGGAAACAGGATATCGCCGGCTCCAAGGCGCATGTCGCGATGCTGGCGCAGCAGGGCATCGTGAGCCAGGCGGATGCGAATGCGATTTCGGCGGGCCTCGACACGATCGCCGCCGAATATGAAGCGAACGGCGTGCCGGTCAATCTGGACCTGGAAGATATTCATATGGTCACGGAGTCGCGGCTGGCCGAGCTGATCGGCCCAGCCGCCGGGCGACTGCACACCGCGCGCAGCCGCAACGATCAGGTGGCGACCGATTTCCGCCTGTGGGTGCGCGATGCGATCGACGAGGTCGAGGCCGGCCTGCTCGGCCTCCAGCGCGCGCTGGTGGCGCGGGCGGAGGAGAATGCCGACGCGGTGATGCCGGGCTTCACCCATCTGCAATCGGCGCAGCCGGTGACGCTGGGGCATCATCTGATGGCCTATTATGAAATGGTGCGGCGCGACCGCAGTCGTTTCGCCGATGCGCGCGCGCGCCTGAACGAATGTCCGCTCGGCGCGGCGGCGCTGGCCGGCACCGGCTTCCCGACCGACCGGCACAGGACGGCGGCGGCGTTGGGCTTCGCCAAGCCGACCGACAACAGCCTCGACAGCGTATCCGATCGCGACTTCGCGCTCGATTATCTGATGGCGGCGACCCAGGCGTCGCTGCACCTGTCGCGGCTGGCCGAGGAGTTCATCATCTGGGCGAGCCAGCCCTTCGGTTTCGTGAAACTGCCCGACGCCTATTCGACCGGCAGTTCGATCATGCCGCAGAAGCGCAATCCCGACGCGGCGGAACTGGTGCGCGGTCATGCCGGGCGGATCATGGGCTGCATGAATGCATTGTGCGTCACGATGAAGGGGCTGCCGCTCGCTTATTCCAAGGACATGCAGGACGACAAGCCGCCGGTGTTCGAGGCGCACGACCTGCTGGGCCTGTCGATCGCGGCAATGACCGGCATGATCGAGACGGTCACGTTCCGCACCGACCGGATGCGCGGGCTGGCCGAAAGCGGCTTCGCGACCGCGACCGATCTGGCCGATTGGCTGGTGCGCGAAGGCGGCATTCCCTTCCGCGAGGCGCATCATATCACCGGCCGCGCGGTGGCGGCGGCGGAGGCGGCGGGGACGCCGCTCGACCAGTTGCCGCTGGCGACGCTCAAAGAGATCGACGCGCGGATCGACGATCGCGTCTATGCGGTGCTGACCGTGGACGCCTCTGTCGCCAGCCGCATGAGCCATGGCGGCACCGCGCCGGCACAGGTGCGCGCGCGGATCGCCGATGCGAAAAAGGAATTGGGCGCATGA
- a CDS encoding DUF2141 domain-containing protein produces MVLDGLRSDKGQILVCVTRSAAYFPDCSKDPDKRHLIVPARRGAVSLGSVAPGGYAIAIIHDENGNGRLDTFAGIPREGVGFSRNPVIRFGAPSFKSASFAVAGAPVDQPIRLKYFL; encoded by the coding sequence ATGGTGCTGGACGGGTTGCGGTCGGACAAGGGGCAGATATTGGTCTGCGTTACCCGATCGGCCGCCTATTTCCCCGATTGCAGCAAAGACCCGGACAAGCGCCATCTGATCGTCCCGGCAAGGAGAGGGGCGGTATCGCTGGGGTCGGTCGCGCCGGGGGGCTATGCCATCGCCATCATCCATGACGAAAATGGCAATGGTCGGCTCGACACCTTCGCCGGCATTCCGCGCGAAGGCGTGGGCTTCTCCCGCAATCCGGTTATCCGCTTCGGCGCGCCAAGCTTCAAGTCCGCCAGTTTCGCGGTGGCGGGCGCCCCCGTCGATCAACCGATCCGGCTCAAATATTTCCTCTGA
- the lysA gene encoding diaminopimelate decarboxylase, with protein sequence MDHFTYVDGAMQVEQVPMDAIAQAVGTPVYIYSTATLERHVAVFRDGLSALRDPLIAFAVKSNPNAAVLATLAKLGLGADVVSGGELLRAIAAGIPANRIVFSGVGKTAEEMRLALEQGIYQFNLESEPEAEMLSDVAVSMGRQAPVAYRINPDVDAGTHAKISTGKSENKFGIPYDRALESYAAARDLPGLDVQGVAVHIGSQLTDLAPLEAAFIKVGALIEKLRVAGHDIRTADLGGGLGVPYDPSQPLPPSPAAYGAMVTRVTQGWPVRLMFEPGRVIVGNAGALLSRVVRVKQGAQAPFVIVDAAMNDLMRPSLYDAWHDIRAVKPVGTRATANVVGPVCETGDTFAMHRDMDVVQAGDLVAFMTAGAYGATMAGTYNSRPLTPEVLVSGGKWAVVRERPPIQSLIDGDIIPDWLAD encoded by the coding sequence TTGGATCATTTCACCTATGTCGACGGCGCCATGCAGGTGGAGCAGGTGCCGATGGATGCGATCGCGCAGGCGGTTGGCACGCCCGTCTATATTTATTCGACCGCGACGCTGGAGCGCCATGTCGCCGTGTTCCGCGACGGGCTGAGCGCGCTCCGCGATCCGTTGATCGCCTTTGCGGTCAAGTCCAACCCCAATGCCGCCGTCCTCGCGACGCTGGCGAAACTGGGGCTGGGCGCGGATGTGGTGTCGGGCGGCGAGTTGCTGCGCGCGATCGCGGCAGGCATTCCGGCGAACCGCATCGTCTTTTCCGGTGTCGGCAAGACTGCCGAGGAGATGCGGCTGGCGCTGGAGCAAGGCATCTACCAGTTCAATCTGGAAAGCGAGCCGGAAGCGGAAATGCTGTCCGATGTCGCGGTGTCGATGGGCCGGCAGGCGCCGGTCGCCTATCGCATCAACCCCGATGTCGATGCCGGCACCCATGCCAAGATTTCGACCGGCAAGTCCGAGAACAAGTTCGGCATCCCCTATGACCGGGCGCTGGAAAGCTACGCCGCCGCGCGCGATCTGCCCGGCCTCGACGTGCAGGGCGTCGCCGTCCATATCGGCAGCCAGTTGACCGACCTTGCCCCGCTGGAGGCCGCCTTTATCAAGGTCGGCGCGCTAATCGAAAAGCTGCGGGTCGCAGGACATGACATCCGCACCGCCGATCTGGGCGGCGGCCTTGGCGTCCCTTATGATCCTTCGCAACCACTGCCGCCCAGTCCCGCTGCCTATGGCGCGATGGTGACGCGGGTGACGCAGGGCTGGCCGGTGCGGCTGATGTTCGAACCGGGCCGCGTGATCGTGGGCAATGCCGGCGCGCTGCTGTCGCGGGTGGTGCGGGTGAAGCAGGGCGCGCAGGCGCCCTTCGTGATCGTCGACGCAGCGATGAACGACCTGATGCGGCCCAGCCTCTACGACGCCTGGCACGATATTCGCGCGGTCAAGCCTGTCGGCACGCGCGCCACCGCCAATGTCGTGGGACCGGTGTGCGAAACGGGCGACACCTTCGCCATGCATCGCGACATGGATGTGGTGCAGGCGGGCGATCTGGTCGCCTTCATGACGGCGGGCGCCTATGGCGCGACCATGGCTGGCACCTATAACAGCCGGCCACTGACCCCCGAAGTGCTGGTGTCGGGTGGCAAATGGGCGGTGGTGCGCGAACGGCCGCCGATCCAGTCGCTGATCGACGGTGACATCATTCCCGACTGGCTGGCCGACTGA
- a CDS encoding Trm112 family protein has protein sequence MSEAIRDTAPIDPWLLAKLVCPVTRTPLRWDAAHGALLSDAAGLAFPVRDGVPVLVVREAVSVA, from the coding sequence ATGAGTGAGGCAATACGCGATACGGCGCCGATCGATCCCTGGCTGTTGGCCAAGCTGGTCTGCCCGGTCACACGCACGCCCTTGCGTTGGGACGCGGCGCACGGCGCTCTGCTGTCCGACGCTGCGGGGCTGGCCTTCCCGGTGCGCGACGGTGTGCCGGTGCTGGTGGTGCGGGAGGCGGTCAGCGTCGCTTGA
- a CDS encoding precorrin-2 dehydrogenase/sirohydrochlorin ferrochelatase family protein, whose protein sequence is MRSLPVFLTVAGRPVILTGAGEAADAKRRLLERAGAIVVGEEDGQARIAIVSDGDATTVARLRARGILVNATDQPDLCDFTLPAIVDREPVLIAIGTAGASAGLAKALRQRLEAMLPARLGVLADALFAARAAIRAHWPDAGDRRRAIDAGLMPGGLIDPLREGAADAVPVWLCEAGARVDGRLVPIRLLSGDPEDLTLRAARLLGEADRVYHAADVPAVILDRARADAVRIAADAPPQQSGDGLSLWLSLG, encoded by the coding sequence ATGCGCAGCCTGCCCGTTTTCCTGACGGTGGCGGGCCGGCCCGTCATCCTGACCGGGGCGGGCGAGGCGGCTGACGCCAAGCGCCGCCTGCTGGAGCGGGCGGGCGCGATCGTCGTCGGTGAAGAGGATGGGCAGGCGCGCATCGCCATCGTGTCGGACGGCGACGCGACGACCGTGGCTCGGTTGCGGGCGCGGGGCATATTGGTCAATGCCACCGACCAGCCCGACCTGTGCGACTTCACCCTGCCGGCGATCGTGGACCGCGAGCCGGTGCTGATCGCGATCGGCACGGCGGGCGCGTCGGCCGGCCTCGCCAAGGCGCTGCGTCAACGGCTGGAGGCGATGCTGCCGGCGCGGCTGGGCGTGCTGGCCGATGCGTTGTTCGCGGCGCGGGCGGCGATCCGGGCGCACTGGCCCGATGCCGGCGATCGACGGCGGGCGATTGACGCCGGCCTGATGCCGGGTGGACTGATCGACCCGCTACGCGAGGGTGCTGCCGATGCAGTGCCGGTCTGGCTCTGCGAAGCGGGCGCGCGGGTGGACGGGCGACTGGTGCCGATCCGCCTGCTGTCGGGCGACCCGGAGGATCTGACGTTGCGCGCGGCGCGGCTGCTGGGGGAGGCGGATCGCGTCTATCACGCGGCCGATGTGCCGGCGGTCATATTGGACCGCGCGCGCGCGGATGCGGTGCGGATCGCCGCCGATGCGCCGCCCCAACAGTCGGGCGACGGCCTGTCGCTGTGGTTAAGCCTGGGCTGA